The proteins below come from a single Terriglobales bacterium genomic window:
- the nrdR gene encoding transcriptional regulator NrdR, with amino-acid sequence MKCPFCGFVNDKVVDSRESKEGESIRRRRECLKCEKRFTTYERIDEIPYMVVKKDGRREKFDRQKVLAGLLRACEKRPVSIGKLEQIVNEAEAFVIDSSERERKTSEVGELIMNRLKRHDKVAYVRFASVYMDFKDVKEFMSELKDLLKTKEAAPKAK; translated from the coding sequence ATGAAATGTCCCTTCTGCGGCTTCGTGAATGACAAGGTGGTGGACTCGCGCGAGTCCAAGGAAGGCGAATCCATCCGCCGCCGCCGCGAGTGCCTGAAGTGCGAGAAGCGCTTCACCACCTACGAGCGCATCGATGAGATCCCCTACATGGTGGTGAAGAAGGACGGCCGCCGCGAGAAGTTCGACCGCCAGAAGGTCCTGGCCGGCCTGCTGCGCGCCTGCGAGAAGCGCCCGGTCTCCATCGGTAAGCTGGAGCAGATCGTGAACGAGGCCGAAGCCTTCGTCATTGATTCTTCGGAGCGCGAGCGCAAGACCAGCGAGGTGGGCGAGCTCATCATGAACCGCCTGAAGCGCCACGACAAGGTGGCCTATGTGCGCTTCGCCTCGGTGTACATGGATTTCAAGGACGTCAAGGAATTCATGTCGGAGCTGAAGGACCTGCTGAAGACGAAGGAAGCGGCGCCCAAGGCGAAGTAA
- a CDS encoding isocitrate/isopropylmalate dehydrogenase family protein — translation MAHKITLIPGDGIGPEVTGAAVRILEATGVKFEWQSFHAGAEAFEKHHEYIPKELIESIETTRVGLKGPVTTPIGGGFASINVALRKKFELFANFRPIQNLPGIPTRYPGVDLIIVRENTESLYAGIEHEVVPGVVESLKIITEKASTRIARWAFEYARREKRKKVHAIHKANIMKLSDGLFLRCCRTVAKEYPEITYGEHIVDNTCMQLVMNPYQYDVLVMENLYGDIISDLCSAFVGGLGLVPGANHGTECAIFEAVHGSAPDIAGKNLANPTAVLQSAVLMLRHLGEREAADKVYAGLCEVYRHKKDKLTRDVGGTAGTSEFADAVIAAMEPVTVPAP, via the coding sequence ATGGCCCACAAAATCACACTCATCCCCGGAGATGGCATCGGCCCCGAGGTCACCGGCGCCGCGGTGCGCATCCTCGAAGCCACCGGGGTGAAGTTCGAGTGGCAGAGCTTCCACGCCGGCGCCGAGGCCTTTGAGAAGCACCACGAGTACATCCCCAAGGAGCTGATCGAGTCCATCGAGACCACGCGTGTGGGCCTGAAGGGCCCGGTCACCACGCCCATCGGCGGCGGCTTCGCCTCCATCAACGTGGCGCTGCGCAAGAAGTTCGAACTCTTCGCCAACTTCCGTCCCATCCAGAACCTGCCGGGGATCCCTACGCGCTACCCGGGCGTGGATCTGATCATTGTCCGCGAGAACACCGAGAGCCTGTACGCGGGCATCGAGCACGAGGTGGTACCGGGCGTGGTCGAGAGCCTGAAGATCATCACCGAGAAGGCCTCCACGCGCATCGCTCGCTGGGCCTTCGAATATGCGCGCCGCGAGAAGCGCAAGAAGGTCCACGCCATCCACAAGGCCAACATCATGAAGCTGTCAGACGGCCTCTTCCTGCGCTGCTGCCGCACCGTCGCCAAGGAGTACCCGGAGATCACCTATGGCGAGCACATCGTGGACAACACCTGCATGCAGCTGGTGATGAATCCCTACCAGTACGACGTGCTGGTGATGGAAAACCTCTACGGCGACATCATCAGCGACCTGTGCTCGGCCTTCGTCGGCGGGCTGGGCCTGGTGCCCGGCGCCAACCACGGCACCGAGTGCGCCATCTTCGAGGCCGTTCACGGCTCCGCCCCGGACATCGCGGGCAAGAACCTCGCCAACCCCACCGCTGTGCTGCAGTCCGCCGTCCTCATGCTGCGACACCTGGGCGAGCGCGAGGCCGCCGACAAGGTGTACGCCGGACTCTGCGAGGTTTATCGCCACAAGAAGGATAAGCTCACCCGCGACGTCGGCGGCACCGCCGGCACCAGTGAGTTCGCGGATGCGGTCATCGCGGCGATGGAGCCGGTGACGGTCCCCGCTCCCTAA
- the hemH gene encoding ferrochelatase, whose protein sequence is MAEARTRTGVVLFQLGGPETLEDIEPFLFNLFCDPDIIDFPFARLGRKPLAKLISATRASKVRHHYAEIGGGSPIRRNTEAQARALEAALARSGADARCVVAMRYWRPFTREAVAELKAAGCEQIVLLPLYPQYSSTTTGSSLNEWARRWGGRDAHATAGGTPAHLVREFYRDPGYLDSVVEKIEDALVRFPEPQAAELVFSAHSVPLSVIEKGDPYQQQVEETVTLVMQMMQRGGFPNRHRLCYQSKVGASKWLQPSLRETLKRAAGEGARDLCVVPISFVSDHVETLGEIDHEARELARGLGIRQFEMTAGLNDSPRFIAALADLVRNALSPAMAPAPEELVAAD, encoded by the coding sequence ATGGCTGAAGCCAGAACACGTACAGGCGTTGTGTTGTTCCAGCTCGGCGGGCCTGAGACCCTCGAGGACATCGAGCCGTTCCTTTTCAACCTCTTCTGTGACCCCGACATCATTGACTTCCCCTTCGCCCGCCTGGGGCGCAAGCCATTGGCCAAGCTGATCTCGGCCACGCGCGCCTCCAAGGTCCGCCACCACTACGCGGAGATTGGCGGTGGCTCGCCCATCCGCAGGAACACGGAGGCCCAGGCGCGGGCGCTCGAAGCGGCGCTGGCCCGCTCGGGTGCGGACGCCCGCTGCGTGGTCGCCATGCGATATTGGCGCCCGTTCACGCGGGAGGCGGTGGCGGAGCTGAAAGCCGCGGGATGCGAGCAGATTGTCCTGCTGCCCCTCTATCCCCAGTACTCCTCCACCACCACCGGCAGCAGCCTGAATGAATGGGCGCGGCGGTGGGGCGGGCGAGACGCCCACGCGACAGCCGGCGGGACGCCGGCACACCTGGTACGCGAGTTCTACCGCGACCCGGGATATCTCGACTCCGTAGTGGAAAAGATCGAAGACGCCCTGGTGCGCTTCCCCGAGCCACAGGCCGCGGAGCTGGTCTTCAGCGCGCACAGTGTGCCCCTTTCGGTGATCGAGAAGGGCGACCCCTACCAGCAGCAGGTGGAAGAGACCGTTACGCTGGTGATGCAAATGATGCAGCGCGGCGGGTTCCCGAACCGCCACCGGCTCTGCTACCAGAGCAAAGTAGGCGCCAGCAAGTGGCTGCAACCGTCGCTGCGAGAGACGCTCAAGCGCGCGGCGGGTGAGGGCGCCCGCGACCTGTGCGTCGTACCGATTTCGTTCGTCTCCGACCACGTGGAGACGCTAGGCGAGATTGACCACGAGGCCCGAGAGCTGGCGCGCGGGCTGGGCATCCGGCAGTTCGAGATGACGGCGGGGTTGAACGATTCGCCCCGGTTCATCGCCGCGCTGGCGGATCTGGTGAGGAATGCATTGTCGCCGGCGATGGCGCCGGCGCCGGAAGAATTGGTGGCAGCAGACTGA
- a CDS encoding Rieske 2Fe-2S domain-containing protein, with the protein MATPPKAEAEARSTEANKYVGTPAVGTSKAAAAGGIAAIGPSDQEIDRKRRRLVWCAVTAFLATWFLAFLRFFLPRTLFEPSTVFKIGYPADYGLGVDTKWQQGFRIWVDRTPDRLFVIYARCTHLGCTPDWKQSENKFKCPCHGSGYDSEGVNFEGPAPRPMDRAHIELDPTGQIVVDTSRLYQQPKGQATHFDDPGAFLSV; encoded by the coding sequence ATGGCGACACCTCCCAAGGCGGAAGCCGAGGCCCGGAGCACGGAGGCCAACAAGTACGTGGGCACGCCCGCGGTCGGCACCTCCAAGGCCGCGGCCGCCGGGGGCATAGCCGCCATCGGGCCCTCCGACCAGGAGATCGACCGCAAGCGCCGCCGCCTGGTGTGGTGCGCGGTGACGGCGTTCCTCGCTACCTGGTTCCTCGCCTTCCTGCGCTTTTTCCTGCCGCGGACGCTCTTTGAGCCCTCCACCGTCTTCAAGATCGGCTATCCCGCCGACTACGGCTTGGGCGTGGACACCAAATGGCAGCAGGGCTTCCGCATTTGGGTGGACCGCACGCCCGACCGGCTGTTCGTGATCTACGCGCGCTGCACCCACCTGGGCTGCACGCCCGACTGGAAGCAGAGCGAGAACAAGTTCAAGTGCCCGTGCCACGGCTCGGGCTATGACAGCGAGGGCGTGAACTTCGAGGGGCCGGCGCCGCGTCCCATGGATCGCGCCCACATCGAGCTCGATCCCACCGGACAGATCGTGGTGGACACCAGCCGGCTCTACCAGCAGCCCAAGGGGCAGGCCACCCACTTCGACGACCCAGGCGCGTTTCTTTCGGTGTAG